A genomic window from Chrysoperla carnea chromosome 3, inChrCarn1.1, whole genome shotgun sequence includes:
- the LOC123296180 gene encoding uncharacterized protein LOC123296180, producing the protein MEKLWRILIHLFLVIQFIVLCNCLPIFSELNEYEGDNKNEWEWSAVLFSVTFALCAIVFIIGCLCCQPRQKGFQEFTNASVTASEGSLVGTRTDIEQGNDPGLINPIAAITSGSEFTIFRPLSPSHHNNNVITTAPQTSIVQTQFGAKRITEANVQPNDDVSDWFDESEVNFPRNKLKYIKELGRGWFGRVFIGEAAILNDQTNSQDENIKTVPVVVRALDAAAGTHERAEFLRDARIYYKTSHPNIMPLHGKCLDVPPLLLIQPYYGKGDLKKYLRENQNQITDKIFLLRLCWELTNALEYLYHRNISHPDLALRNCVLTDQMCLCLGDYGHSPQVYPEDYYSGTPPIPVRWCAPENVICTSTTIQPKMVTCAGNVWSLGIVLWEIISYGKQPYASLSDDDVVTLVLEKMQTVLEEPQTLVSYSHNIYQLSRLCCSSIETRPLITQVQSMLSILLKNNDNLNTQTCEPVSDSEFLSRWNSLKPNTIVKTDNHTPEHTQLKIDVSHNQSSDKTNSSLSTTVAYDAKQLSPASTINSDCFIAEMTRREKSLSLTNLHGSLENLITPTKYESWLENIASQNKEDLSYVKGLSQAMQELDSALALEKSSSSSDTTTQNTTMPKIDFKLGPMEAKPQINDISSGSETEDETWKKRIERGAYSEKVRIKSKSVADLMVLTHIDTDTDSETPLPSLDYKTKQSFKAEILSKSYGSEGNINVVHDTFQEELRKLQEARRDSLLFVPVSQSTIHSESQNRNCDENIPSLNIIHASVEDLSIKEDLDFPVHVFLQRKEFVEDNLVSNGEINVKENHNDFIDDEEDVVKNHDLIPRLNFIQASMEDLSNLDDLDIPINVFVHTSDKPVYFKFKDTSADTDPEEITDYSTDSALNPDQNIQDNVIQQITSDQLIDKIENLNDNTDLSNKSELNQEKDQTVQNDKKIQKEETFIHPENTFNIEQISKTSVDISSESELSPKKLTEDNLNDLKQDLINPNKSLEIDSDKTKSTSELEENSNNNTVIISTQSNPEKTVKSSNVNAKVDKIRELNLLSKVDSGIEKNEEPALDKNESILDTDEAVISPKISEMNKNESILNAEISTEISNKNLELDFERGTKVLLELNKTESIDTNIFELNKEEKLIPNEQIKNLDLSSSFTNEIVTSTPFKPSNQFSKPLEDFNLSNETLIEVSEDKTHTEANIPQPTARNIFNKTTLLEDTVQKPSDISGFSLISDENTSNIIVGPNNKIKENNPELIGKVTNFDCTFVKGNNLDETKILSTNFDETFMKTKDIDKTTNKDNTFIKNLDETFSKDITNKDIVKTVKPEDILIKDAEETIVKENERLSNFEEKLVSKDIEEIVKIDNTFIKDSDQTFVKESQSIENSPNFEKKLEDTEESVKNDNTFIKETDQTFVKDLQTVEKSSNFEKNTNEGAKNNNTFIKETDETFIKDVQNVEKSTNSDEKDKEESAKKDNLDLTFVKQLTGIAELPNETFTKELEQNNVQIFSEDSLEKQSLQDETKTIIPNSNNAAFNLSLDTESTKTVDDLQSHTIDLAQTVTNLVDGLDCTIPNKPPEFNVMRFEIIPQYNFESSNVILGPCDDYTLDLYTGLKTTYVDDTPSGGVDDELLQFSTNFSSLNEEIRSNSNSDMFLSKVPPITPDLSSIITPCDSLEEHAMNTTFALKNQAENLVNNIIKDAEIIVCGKIEKYEFVPEVRNIIDEIIYKAECIVSEKQSYFDGSDTIETPQLDSLELNANSILDSSSSVNKTVILKQNEFDNTLPNNNTTITKFDSTYTLNEDVSGYSLELGWFLHPSNNETGAELPPIEGTIDDLESPPTSDNSYVGFSLDEECVAALRNELAAKLPHAQGPTIEPDLQEDWECEPGTSEQHDEVILRYNVFAAPLSPIAEESEEVDCPTPETTPCREDSDSDCEWSGACFDGGDTDTRTPRAGSPNAAGRRSSRHRHTPSMDSCCSNDTLFNIEDLTGVPCDPENQKYNGDCDTLKNSPENLQPDECENDTHSVTSASDEKLCDTTQEISKTIILVDSQDEPRIQQENTEAYDGSDVYPSSTERIEAEPSTQEINSDYFSPTRNDFLSQEQSCLETKSESNQINSLKADKKIITEKFIENESKFINETEENLNKINSSNNFHENLELINDDNSQQIAEITDDEEKPTKNCLEKSEKPSETYTMSDILQHLEDTPPITNNTPPKFPEPVSSTSTTTPNVFLNLNFDFQEEIPEPKYEVKSLKTIASETLESNHFLGDTFLDSQKGMSIIEQVHNLADTCQKNDVHDGMGNSEIFYVNINETIPNEALNKITNHFFENKTNETSEYVNLKNENIKMENEVQCDQEFSTNNKIYANIKDNSEIDTTLYANVDEVCNFYANLDTKPIEPEKKSNHHNSFDDDSVLKFYENIPTSPVHDDKIIESLYENIDKVNNGANMEKLFASQQIKSSNIYENTQKFIENDDKNLPTYHKLYENIEKSKDFPYENKMDLMHNDSVENSHSENGHHDSEHMYDKVYDGESEDLYSDITDIRFSGPCDTQLMSTSFSDPHGGSDDQDWDSGSESRSSSSGEFVWKEGEHEASVRVLQAPTINDDEKMRTHDDNLGLSTPDDDSCSTSSGEDGDGVEFIPSAWDSQAAPIKSALRSPDKTMDKVRVIWFKKQKYHCVYEYPREPDFSPTEWNTQPYTSSIWGTPTASDLSNFADWELDTENMIEDGNGSLSSSSQDLDVEDDTSRYTRRDYFRRPGDLYRLADVVPDIDFATGLSVTDDDFYVTSSSKPFQSYSSQFFPGQLQFTTSTSHDNKAQAANVERANSIIEFANDLKKLHSTSLINDKKLNDLTTPDSGVEDITPASMSDHSPTETDTEIVATSTNTKSQISSLKALAADSLKNSKKSDKVQDIVMGGLRHTRDKLKLDLPPSPTSFSANKAFNLEISSDTTASSNSHRERDPPTFTTFGKTRFSIKHVDTPTEELDMSLNKIMPMMVHITSSSTDSNNTDTNSPDAVDLSQPSDCDSAAESMLLETKRRSIEIVRGEASLLDSADEDSGIESSANATLERESVTTVCTDKNNDV; encoded by the exons gaaTTCACAAATGCATCTGTAACGGCTTCAGAAGGTAGCCTCGTTGGTACACGAACTGATATCGAACAAGGTAACGATCCAGGATTAATAAATCCAATTGCAGCAATAACTTCAGGATCTGAATTTACAATATTCCGGCCATTATCGCCTtctcatcataataataatgtgataACAACTGCCCCTCAAacg AGTATAGTTCAAACACAATTTGGAGCAAAACGAATAACCGAAGCGAATGTACAACCGAATGACGATGTTAGCGATTGGTTTG ATGAATCAGAAGTTAACTTTCcacgaaataaattgaaatacatCAAAGAATTAGGTAGAGGTTGGTTTGGCAGAGTGTTCATTGGTGAGGCAGCAATACTTAATGACCAAACAAATTCACaagatgaaaatataaaaacagtaCCAGTTGTTGTACGTGCATTAGATGCAGCAGCTGGAACACATGAACGTGCAGAATTTTTACGTGATGcacgtatttattataaaacatcaCATCCAAATATAATGCCATTACATGGCAAATGTTTAGATGTACCGCCATTATTATTGATACAACCTTATTATGGGAAAGGTGatctcaagaaatatttacgtGAAAATCAGAATCAAATAaccgataaaatatttttgttacgaTTGTGTTGGGAGTTAACAAATGCACtagaatatttatatcataGGAACATATCACATCC tGATTTGGCGTTAAGAAATTGTGTACTAACCGATCAAATGTGTTTATGTTTGGGTGATTATGGTCATTCACCACAAGTATATCCAGAAGATTATTATTCAGGTACACCACCAATTCCTGTTAGATGGTGTGCACCAGAAAATGTTATATGTACATCAACAACAATTCAACCAAAAATGGTTACGTGTGCTGGTAATGTTTGGTCATTGGGTATTGTGTTATGGGAAATAATATCATATGGTAAACAGCCATATGCATCATTGTCTGACGATGATGTTGTTACTCTGGTCTTGGAGAAAATGCAAACTGTTTTAGAAGAGCCACAAACATTAGTATCATATTCACATAATAT ataCCAACTTTCAAGACTGTGTTGTAGCAGTATAGAAACAAGGCCACTAATAACTCAAGTACAATCTATGCTAtcaatattactaaaaaataatgataatttaaatacacaAACTTGCGAACCAGTATCTGATTCAGAATTCTTATCACGTTGGAACAGTTTAAAACCGAATACAATTGTAAAAACTGACAATCATACACCAGAACACACTCAACTAAAAATTGATGTTTCTCATAATCAGTCGTCAGATAAAACAAATTCCTCATTAAGTACAACAGTTGCGTATGATGCAAAGCAGTTATCACCGGCGAGTACAATAAATTCTGATTGTTTTATAGCTGAAATGACTCGACGTGAAAAATCATTAAGTTTAACAAATTTACATGGttcattggaaaatttaattacacCCACTA AATATGAATCTTGGCTAGAAAACATTGCGTCACAAAATAAAGAAGATTTAAGTTATGTCAAAGGTTTATCACAAGCAATGCAAGAGTTAGACAGTGCATTAGCATTAGAAAAAAGTTCAAGTTCGTCAGATACAA CCACACAAAATACGACAATgcctaaaattgattttaaattaggaCCTATGGAAGCGAAACCCCAAATAAATGATAT ATCTTCTGGTTCAGAAACTGAAGATGAAACGTGGAAAAAGCGTATTGAACGTGGTGCTTATTCAGAAAAAGTACGAATTAAATCAAAATCTGTTGCAGATCTAATGGTATTAACACATATTGACACAGACACTGACAGTGAGACACCATTACCTAGTTTagattataaaacaaaacagtCGTTTAAAGcggaaattttaagtaaatcttACGGCAGTGAGGGTAATATTAATGTTGTGCACGATACGTTTCAAGAAGAATTGAGAAAATTACAAGAGGCTCGACGTGATAGTTTATTGTTTGTGCCCGTTTCTCAATCAACAATTCATTCGGAATCTCAAAATCGAAACTGTGATGAAAATATTccaagtttaaatataatacatgctaGTGTAGAAGATTTATCAATTAAAGAAGATTTAGATTTTCCTGTTCATGTTTTTCTTCAACGAAAAGAATTTGTTGAAGATAATTTAGTATCTAACGGTGAAATTAACGTTAAGGAAAATCATAATGATTTTATTGACGACGAGGAAGATGTAGTTAAAAATCATGACTTAATACCACGCctaaattttattcaagcaAGTATGGAAGATTTATCCAATCTGGATGATTTGGATATTCCAATTAATGTATTTGTTCACACATCTGATAAACCCgtgtattttaaattcaaagatACCTCTGCAGATACTGATCCAGAAGAAATTACAGATTATTCAACTGATTCCGCATTAAATCCGGATCAAAATATACAAGATAACGTTATTCAACAAATAACGTCAGATCAATTGatagataaaattgaaaatttaaatgataatacaGATTTGTCAAATAAATCTGAATTAAATCAAGAAAAAGATCAAACtgtacaaaatgataaaaaaattcagaaagaGGAAACATTTATTCAtccagaaaatacttttaatattgaacaaatttcaaaaacttccgTTGACATTTCAAGTGAAAGTGAACTTTCACCTAAAAAATTAACTGAAGATAATTTGAACGATTTGAAACAAGATTTAATTAATCCAAACAAATCTTTAGAGATTGATTCAGATAAAACTAAAAGCACTTCGGAACTAgaagaaaattcaaataataatactgTAATAATTTCGACACAATCAAATCCCGAAAAAACTGTCA aaagttcaaatgtaaatgCTAAAGTAGATAAAATTCGTGAACTAAATTTACTTAGCAAAGTAGACTCAGGTATCGAAAAAAATGAAGAACCAGCATTAGACAAAAATGAATCGATATTAGATACTGATGAAGCAGTAATATCGcctaaaatttcagaaatgaaCAAAAATGAATCAATATTAAATGCTGAAATCAGTAcagaaatttcaaataaaaatttagaattagaCTTTGAAAGGGGAACGAAAGTTCTTTTAGAATTAAACAAAACTGAATCTatagatacaaatatttttgaacttaaCAAAGAGGAAAAACTAATTCcaaatgaacaaataaaaaatttagatttatcgTCAAgttttacaaatgaaattgtCACAAGTACTCCATTCAAACcatcaaatcaattttcaaaacccttagaagattttaatttatcaaatgaaACTCTTATAGAAGTTTCAGAAGATAAAACTCATACTGAAGCAAATATTCCACAACCAACCgctagaaatatatttaataaaacaactttATTAGAAGATACTGTTCAAAAACCATCTGATATTTCAGGATTCTCATTAATAAGTGACGAAAATACTTCAAATATAATTGTTGGTCCTAaca ataaaattaaggaaaataatCCAGAATTAATTGGTAAAGTTACTAATTTTGATTGTACCTTTGTTAAAGGTAATAATTTGGatgaaaccaaaattttatcaacaaatttcGATGAAACATTTATGAAAACTAAAGATATTGACAAAACTACAAATAAAGATaacacttttataaaaaatttagatgaaACGTTTTCAAAAGATATTACGAATAAAGATATAGTAAAAACTGTAAAACCcgaagatattttaattaaagatgcAGAAGAAACGATCGTAAAAGAAAACGAACGACTTTcgaattttgaagaaaaattagtATCTAAAGACATtgaagaaattgtgaaaattgatAATACTTTCATTAAAGATTCGGACCAAACTTTTGTAAAAGAATCACAAAgtattgaaaacagtccgaattttgaaaaaaagttagaGGACACAGAAGAATCTGTGAAAAATGATAATACGTTTATTAAAGAAACAGACCAAACTTTTGTAAAAGATTTACAAACTGTAGAAAAGAGttcgaatttcgaaaaaaataccaATGAAGGtgcgaaaaataataatacttttattaaagAGACAGATGAGACGTTTATAAAAGATGtacaaaatgttgaaaaatctacaAATTCTGATGAAAAGGACAAAGAAGAGTCTgcgaaaaaagataatttagatttaacgtttgtaaaacaattaacaGGTATTGCAGAATTGCCAAATGAAACATTTACTAAAGAATTAGAACAGAATAATGTCCAGATATTCAGTGAAGATAGTTTAGAAAAGCAATCTTTACAAGacgaaacaaaaacaatcatTCCAAATTCTAATAACGCTGCATTTAATCTTAGTTTAGATACAGAAAGTACAAAAACTGTCGACGATTTACAATCGCATACAATTGATTTAGCTCAAACTGTAACAAATTTAGTGGATGGTTTAGACTGTACAATACCAAATAAACCACCAGAATTTAATGTGATGCGTTTCGAAATAATACcacaatataattttgaaagcaGTAACGTAATCCTAGGTCCATGCGATGATTATACGTTAGATTTGTATACCGGTTTAAAAACAACGTATGTCGACGATACTCCTTCTGGAGGTGTGGACGatgaattattacaattttcaacAAACTTTTCATCATTAAATGAAGAAATTCGTAGTAACTCAAATAGTGATATGTTTTTAAGTAAAGTGCCACCAATAACACCTGATTTAAGTAGCATAATAACACCATGTGATAGTTTAGAAGAACATGCAATGAACACAACATTCGCGTTAAAAAATCAAGCGGAAAatcttgtaaataatattataaaagatgcTGAAATTATTGTCTgtggtaaaattgaaaaatatgaatttgtaCCTGAAGttagaaatattattgatgaaattatttataaggcTGAATGTATTGTTTCGGAAAAACAATCATATTTTGATGGATCTGATACAATTGAAACACCACAATTGGATAGTTTAGAATTGAATGCTAATTCGATATTAGACAGTTCATCAAGTGTAAATAAAACTGTAATTTTAAAGCAAAATGAATTCGATAATACATTACCGAATAACAATACGACTATAACGAAATTCGATTCGACTTATACGCTAAACGAAGATGTATCCGGTTATTCATTAGAATTAGGTTGGTTTCTACATCCTTCAAATAATGAAACAGGAGCTGAATTACCCCCAATTGAAGGAACAATTGATGATTTAGAATCACCACCAACATCTGATAACAGTTATGTGGGATTTAGTCTTGATGAAGAGTGTGTAGCGGCTTTGAGAAATGAATTGGCTGCTAAATTACCTCATGCACAGGGGCCAACAATTGAACCTGATTTACAAGAAGATTGGGAATGTGAACCAGGAACATCTGAACAACATGATGAAGTAATATTACGGTATAATGTATTTGCCGCACCTTTGTCTCCAATAGCGGAAGAATCTGAAGAAGTCGATTGTCCCACACCTGAAACAACCCCTTGCAG AGAGGACTCTGACAGTGATTGTGAATGGTCTGGAGCATGTTTTGATGGTGGAGATACAGATACTCGAACACCACGAGCTGGTAGTCCCAATGCAGCTGGCCGTCGATCATCTCGTCATCGTCATACACCTAGCATGGATTCATGTTGTTCAAATGACACATTGTTCAACATAGAGGATCTTACAGGTGTACCATGCGATCcagaaaatcaaaaatacaatGGAGACTgtgatactttaaaaaatagtcCGGAAAATTTACAACCAGATGAATGTGAAAATGACACACATTCTGTAACATCAGCATCTGACGAAAAATTATGTGACACAACACAAGAAATAAGTAAAACTATCATTTTAGTTGATTCACAAGATGAACCACGGATTCAACAAGAAAATACGGAAGCATATGATGGATCTGATGTCTATCCAAGTAGTACTGAAAGAATTGAAGCTGAACCAAGCACACAAGAAATTAACTCTGATTATTTTTCACCAACTCGAAATGATTTCTTGTCACAAGAACAATCTTGTTTGGAAACAAAATCAGAaagtaatcaaataaattctttgaaagctgataaaaaaattattactgaaaaatttattgaaaatgaatcaaaatttattaacgaGACTGAAGagaatctaaataaaattaattccagtaataattttcatgaaaatttggaATTAATAAATGATGATAATTCACAACAAATAGCTGAAATCACTGACGATGAggaaaaaccaacaaaaaattgtttggaaaaatctgaaaaaccTAGTGAAACATATACAATGTCAGATATTTTACAACATTTAGAGGATACACCGCCAATAACAAATAATACGCCACCAAAATTTCCTGAACCAGTTTCATCAACATCAACAACAACaccaaatgtttttttaaatttaaattttgattttcaagaaGAAATACCAGAACCAAAATATGAAgtgaaatcattaaaaacaattgcatCAGAAACACTTGAATCGAATCATTTTTTAGGCGATACGTTTTTAGATAGTCAAAAAGGAATGAGTATTATTGAACAGGTACATAATTTAGCTGACACATGTCAAAAAAACGATGTACACGATGGGATGggaaatagtgaaattttttacgtaaatataaatgaaacaatACCGAACgaagcattaaataaaataacgaatcatttttttgagaataaaacGAACGAAACATCTGAGtatgtgaatttaaaaaatgaaaatatcaaaatggaAAATGAGGTACAATGTGATCAAGAATTtagtacaaataataaaatatatgctaatataaaagataattcAGAGATTGATACAACATTGTATGCAAATGTAGATgaagtatgtaatttttatgcaaatttagaTACAAAACCAATTGAacctgaaaaaaaatcaaaccatCATAACAGTTTTGACGATGattctgttttaaaattttacgaaaatattcCGACGTCACCAGTTCatgatgataaaattattgaatcactttatgaaaatattgataaagtgAATAATGGCgcaaatatggaaaaattattcGCTTCACAACAAATTAAATcatcaaatatttatgaaaatacacaaaaatttattgaaaatgatgataaaaatttaccaacatatcataaattatatgaaaatattgaaaaaagtaaagaTTTCCCATATGAGAATAAAATGGATTTAATGCATAATGACTCTGTTGAGAATTCACATAGTGAAAATGGTCATCATGATTCAGAGCATATGTATGATAAAGTTTATGATGGGGAAAGTGAGGATTTATATAGTGATATTACTGATATACGATTTTCTGGACCATGTGATACACAATTAATGTCAACCTCGTTTAGTGACCCCCATGGTGGTTCTGATGATCAAGACTGGGATAGTGGTAGTGAATCAAGATCTAGTTCAAGTGGTGAATTTGTTTGGAAg GAAGGAGAACATGAAGCCTCTGTTCGGGTTTTACAAGCTCCGACAATTAATGACGATGAAAAAATGAGAAcg CATGATGATAATCTAGGATTAAGCACACCTGATGACGATAGTTGTAGTACAAGTAGCGGAGAAGATGGAGATGGTGTTGAATTTATACCTTCAGCATGGGATTCACAAGCGGCCCCAATTAAATCTGCTTTAAGGTCACCTGATAAAACAATGGATAAAGTACGTGTCA tttggtttaaaaaacaaaaatatcattgtgTGTATGAATATCCAAGAGAACCTGATTTTAGTCCAACTGAATGGAATACTCAACCATACACGTCTAGTATTTGGGGTACACCAACCGCATcagatttatcaaattttgctg aTTGGGAACTTGATACTGAAAATATGATTGAAGATGGAAATGGTTCTTTGAGTTCCAGTAGTCAGGATTTAGATGTTGAAGATGACACATCACGATACACAAGACGAGATTATTTTCGACGACCTGGTGATTTGTATCGATTAGCTGATGTGGTTCCTGATATAGACTTTGCAACAG GTCTATCTGTGACAGATGATGATTTCTACGTAACAAGCTCTTCAAAACCATTTCAATCATACAGTTCACAATTTTTTCCTGGCCAATTACAATTCACCACAAGTACGTCACATGATAATAAGGCACAAGCAGCAAATGTCGAACGAGCAAATAGTATTATCGAATTTGCCAATGATTTGAAAAAACTACATTCGACTTCATtaataaacgataaaaaattaaatgatcttACAACACCTGATAGTGGTGTCGAAGATATTACACCCGCTAGCATGTCGGATCATTCACCCACTGAAACAGATACAGAAATTGTTGCTACATCCACAAATACAAAATCACAAATAAGTAGTTTAAAAGCTTTAGCTGccgattcattaaaaaatagtaaaaaatccGATAAAGTACAAGACATTGTGATGGGTGGACTACGACATACTcgtgataaattaaaattagatttacCACCAAGTCCTACCTCATTTTCAGCCAATAAAGcgtttaatttagaaatatcaTCAGATACTACCGCCAGTAGTAATTCTCATAGAGAACGTGATCCGCCAACATTTACTACATTTGGTAAAACACGATTTTCTATAAAACATGTCGATACACCAACAGAAGAACTTGATatgtcattaaataaaataatgccaATGATGGTCCATATAACTTCATCTAGTACTGATTCAAATAATACAGATACAAATTCACCGGATGCTGTTGATTTATCTCAACCAAGTGATTGTGATAGTGCCGCTGAAAGTATGTTACTTGAAACAAAAAGACGTTCAATTGAAATAGTGCGCGGTGAGGCATCATTATTGGACAGTGCTGATGAGGATAGTGGCATCGAATCTAGTGCCAATGCAACATTAGAACGAGAATCTGTTACTACAGTTTGTacagataaaaataatgatgtttga